From Salvelinus fontinalis isolate EN_2023a chromosome 30, ASM2944872v1, whole genome shotgun sequence, one genomic window encodes:
- the LOC129829069 gene encoding peripherin-2-like: protein MALMVVKFDLKKRVKLAQFLWLMYWFSVMAGVLVFSMGLFFKIELRKRSEMMDNNESHFVPNLLIAVGLLACGINAMGGKICYDSLDPIKFSRWKPMLKPFLVSCVAFNCLLVLTALLCFLMRIPLQFTLAEGLKNALKFYKDTDTPGRCYMKRTLDQMQIEFRCCGNNNFRDWFEIQWVSNRYLDFSAKEVKDRIGSNVDGKYLMDAVPFSCCNPGSPRPCIQYQVTNNTAHYSYDHHTEDLNIWKRGCRDALISYYGGMMNTIGALVLLVVILEVIVMIGLQYVNTSQCNLANPEDPESESEGWILEKTVKETFTDIMDKMKAISKGNAVEEGGVEGVATVS from the exons ATGGCACTAATGGTGGTCAAGTTTGACCTGAAGAAGCGGGTGAAGCTAGCCCAGTTCCTATGGCTGATGTACTGGTTCTCAGTGATGGCAGGCGTGCTCGTCTTCAGCATGGGGCTGTTCTTTAAGATCGAGCTGCGTAAGCGCTCGGAGATGATGGACAACAATGAGAGCCACTTCGTTCCTAACTTACTAATTGCCGTGGGGCTGCTGGCCTGTGGGATCAACGCCATGGGAGGCAAGATCTGCTACGACTCCTTGGACCCTATCAAGTTCTCCAGGTGGAAGCCTATGCTCAAACCCTTCCTAGTCTCCTGTGTGGCTTTCAATTGTCTCCTGGTGCTGACGGCTCTGCTCTGCTTCCTGATGAGGATCCCTCTCCAGTTCACGCTGGCCGAGGGCCTGAAGAACGCCCTGAAGTTCTACAAGGACACAGACACGCCGGGACGCTGCTACATGAAGAGGACTTTGGACCAGATGCAGATTGAGTTCCGTTGCTGCGGCAACAACAACTTCAGGGACTGGTTCGAGATCCAGTGGGTCAGCAACCGCTACCTGGACTTCAGCGCCAAGGAAGTAAAAGA TCGTATCGGCAGCAACGTGGATGGGAAGTACCTGATGGATGCTGTTCCATTCAGCTGCTGTAACCCCGGCTCCCCTCGGCCCTGCATCCAGTACCAGGTGACCAACAACACGGCCCACTACTCCTACGACCACCACACCGAGGACCTGAACATCTGGAAACGGGGCTGTCGCGACGCACTGATATCCTACTACGGAGGCATGATGAACACCATAGGCGCCCTGGTGCTACTGGTCGTTATTCTGGAG GTTATTGTGATGATCGGCCTCCAGTACGTGAACACCTCCCAGTGCAACCTGGCCAACCCAGAGGACCCAGAGAGTGAAAGCGAAGGCTGGATCCTGGAGAAGACGGTGAAGGAGACGTTTACTGACATCATGGACAAGATGAAAGCCATAAGCAAGGGTAACGCAGTGGAGGAGGGCGGAGTGGAGGGTGTTGCCACGGTGAGCTGA
- the LOC129829070 gene encoding protein quaking-B-like isoform X2: MVGEMSEQVRERPRPSPDYLMQLMTDRKVMSSLPNFTGIFTHMERLLEEEIGRVRKDMYNDSMNGGVAAEGRNSEELPNGIGPVSQLQEKLYVPVKEYPDFNFVGRILGPRGLTAKQLEAETGCKIMVRGKGSMRDKKKEELNRGKPNWEHLSEELHVLITVEDTHNRAQIKLQRATVEVKKLLVPAAEGEDSLKKMQLMELAILNGTYRDANIKQPTMAFSLASQQPRLISSPSPVMQQAMRNPAPVQQPNLMPHLIRQIQSQQALMQGANQHAGLMQQSPESGGFFYTPYEYSPYTLTPSILEYPMDTSGVLGMAFQTKG, from the exons ATGGTCGGGGAGATGAGTGAGCAGGTCCGGGAAAGACCAAGGCCCAGCCCGGACTACCTGATGCAGTTGATGACGGACCGGAAGGTGATGAGCTCGCTGCCCAACTTCACTGGCATCTTCACACACATGGAGCGGCTCCTAGAAGAAG AGATAGGTAGAGTGCGCAAGGACATGTATAACGACTCCATGAATGGAGGTGTGGCCGCCGAGGGGCGGAACTCTGAGGAGCTGCCTAATGGGATTGGTCCAGTGTCTCAGCTGCAGGAGAAGCTCTACGTGCCCGTCAAAGAGTACCCCGAC tttaacTTTGTAGGTAGGATCCTGGGTCCGAGAGGTCTGACGgccaaacagctggaggcagagaCGGGCTGTAAGATTATGGTACGAGGGAAAGGATCTATGAGAGATAAAAAGAAG GAGGAGCTGAACAGAGGGAAACCTAACTGGGAACACCTGAGTGAGGAACTCCATGTACTCATCACAGTGgaagacacacacaacagagctCAGATCAAACTACAAAGAGCTACCGTAGAGGTCAAGAAACTACTCGTACCAGCC gCTGAAGGAGAGGACAGTCTAAAGAAGATGCAGTTGATGGAGCTGGCCATTCTCAATGGAACCTACAGAGACGCCAACATCAAGCAAC caACTATGGCTTTCTCCCTAGCCTCTCAGCAGCCTCGGCTCATCTCCAGTCCCTCCCCTGTTATGCAGCAGGCTATGAGAAACCCCGCCCCTGTTCAGCAGCCCAATCTCATGCCTCATCTGATTCGTCAGATCCAGAGTCAGCAGGCCCTCATGCAAGGAGCCAATCAGCATGCAGGACTGATGCAGCAATCACCTGAATCAGGAGGATTCTTCTACACTCCCTACGAATAttccccctacaccctaaccccatCTATACTAGAATACCCCATGGACACTAGTGGAGTAttag gtatGGCTTTCCAAACCAAAGGCTGA
- the LOC129829070 gene encoding KH domain-containing RNA-binding protein qki.S-like isoform X1: MVGEMSEQVRERPRPSPDYLMQLMTDRKVMSSLPNFTGIFTHMERLLEEEIGRVRKDMYNDSMNGGVAAEGRNSEELPNGIGPVSQLQEKLYVPVKEYPDFNFVGRILGPRGLTAKQLEAETGCKIMVRGKGSMRDKKKEELNRGKPNWEHLSEELHVLITVEDTHNRAQIKLQRATVEVKKLLVPAAEGEDSLKKMQLMELAILNGTYRDANIKQPTMAFSLASQQPRLISSPSPVMQQAMRNPAPVQQPNLMPHLIRQIQSQQALMQGANQHAGLMQQSPESGGFFYTPYEYSPYTLTPSILEYPMDTSGVLGAMTAKVQRHNMRVHPYQRVVNTDRAATATNP, from the exons ATGGTCGGGGAGATGAGTGAGCAGGTCCGGGAAAGACCAAGGCCCAGCCCGGACTACCTGATGCAGTTGATGACGGACCGGAAGGTGATGAGCTCGCTGCCCAACTTCACTGGCATCTTCACACACATGGAGCGGCTCCTAGAAGAAG AGATAGGTAGAGTGCGCAAGGACATGTATAACGACTCCATGAATGGAGGTGTGGCCGCCGAGGGGCGGAACTCTGAGGAGCTGCCTAATGGGATTGGTCCAGTGTCTCAGCTGCAGGAGAAGCTCTACGTGCCCGTCAAAGAGTACCCCGAC tttaacTTTGTAGGTAGGATCCTGGGTCCGAGAGGTCTGACGgccaaacagctggaggcagagaCGGGCTGTAAGATTATGGTACGAGGGAAAGGATCTATGAGAGATAAAAAGAAG GAGGAGCTGAACAGAGGGAAACCTAACTGGGAACACCTGAGTGAGGAACTCCATGTACTCATCACAGTGgaagacacacacaacagagctCAGATCAAACTACAAAGAGCTACCGTAGAGGTCAAGAAACTACTCGTACCAGCC gCTGAAGGAGAGGACAGTCTAAAGAAGATGCAGTTGATGGAGCTGGCCATTCTCAATGGAACCTACAGAGACGCCAACATCAAGCAAC caACTATGGCTTTCTCCCTAGCCTCTCAGCAGCCTCGGCTCATCTCCAGTCCCTCCCCTGTTATGCAGCAGGCTATGAGAAACCCCGCCCCTGTTCAGCAGCCCAATCTCATGCCTCATCTGATTCGTCAGATCCAGAGTCAGCAGGCCCTCATGCAAGGAGCCAATCAGCATGCAGGACTGATGCAGCAATCACCTGAATCAGGAGGATTCTTCTACACTCCCTACGAATAttccccctacaccctaaccccatCTATACTAGAATACCCCATGGACACTAGTGGAGTAttag GAGCGATGACGGCTAAGGTGCAACGCCACAATATGAGGGTCCATCCTTACCAAAGAGTAGTGAACACCGACAGAG